The Clupea harengus chromosome 26, Ch_v2.0.2, whole genome shotgun sequence region CAAAACGGTAGACTTCTCCCGTTGACTTCTCTGAAATGTTCTTACTTGTGAACTCCCGGTAGTTGGCAAACCAACCAGAAAACTATGCATTACTGCCACCGTCTGGACAGGAGTGTGACCGCAGGACTCTCTAGTTTGGTTTGTGTTCTGGTTCTATATTCCTCAGTAACGTAACATCGCATAACGCAACACGTAACGTAACATCGCTTTTGAATCAAATCGCTTTTCAGTTGtgaagatgtttaatgttttaggTTGTGGACAATTTAGTCTGAGAGATCTGCCAAACAAAGTAAATAGGGACAAATCTGAATATTTTTTCAACGACACAAACTGAGAGAGTCCTGCAGTCACACTCCTGTCCAGACGGTGGCAGTAATGCATAGTTTTCTGGTTGGTTTGCCAACCAGAGTTCACAAGTAGGAACATTTCAGAGGAGTCGACGTGGGAAATCAACCGTGTGGCCAATGTTGGTTCTGTAAAGACACTTTCGTCTTCATATTTTGCTGTGATAAACACTGTTTGACCAAACATATCTGTATGTGCTAACTGACCTCGACAATAAAGAAGTGAATTCCTCCGTTTCGTGCCAGTCGCTCTCTGGAACTTTTACAAAGAAGAAAACCGAGCTTGAAAtccattgtatttttttttctttgtaggGAACTTTGGACGAGATCATCTCTGGTCCGTTGCTAACATGAATCTGGGACTGCCGTTGAGACCtggctgtgatgaaacacaccaGGTACCCCTGAGACTGATAGTGAAAAAAGAGTACATACAAGAAGAGGAATACGGACATATGATTACATGccaagatgaagaagaaaagccCATTGCAGATCTTCACTGTAAAACGGAATCAGACTTCACAGAGTCACTAAGCTCCACTTATAATGAAACACTACAGACAACAGTGGAGGTTaaagtgaagaaagaagaggatgAGCAACAGCACAACGATTGTCTTCTGGAAAGTAAGTAATTTCAGACTGATGCACTAAGAGCTGTGTTCAATGGTTAATTAATGATGACGTCAGACTTCTGGTAGTGGGGTGGCATTCTTAGTCAATTAATGATGATGTCAGGTTTCTGGCAGTGGGGGGTGGGCATTCTTGGTCAACTAATGATGATATCAGACTTCTGGCAGTTGGGGTTACATTCATTGTCAATTAATAATGACATTCGACTTCTGTCagtggagaagggggggggggcgttcttgtagattttttttgtcaaatctaTTAGTCTGATGTCATTATTAATTGACTAATAGATTTGATGTCTTTGCACCTCCAGGCTTTTGCAACCTTTAGAAATTTCACGAAATGTGACCTGTGGAgatctgtggagagagagagatatatatgtGTAAGTGCATCCAGAtcatctgtctgtcattctaAATCCATATGAAACTCTTTCAGGTGCATCAGAATATCCAGATGGAACACAGCAAAAGATCCATGGACAGAATGATGAACTCAACCAGCAACTCCATGgaaggccgtaccactgcacagtcTGCAGGAAGAGTTTCACGGTTCTGGGAGAGCTCGAGGAACACCAGCAAACACACCCTCTTAGTGCTAATCAAAAACAGAACACTGGTGAGAAGCTTCATCCTGAAGTCATCGTTTATTGTTTTcaattattattgtttatatatatatttttttcttccatttggCTGTTAATGACCTACTTATTGTATCTGATGAACACATCCATTATCAGATGCAATAAGTAGGTCATTAACATTAACAACTTTGTCTAGAACTTCCTCAATGCTGTGGAGCTCTGAAGCCTGACTGAAAGACTGGAAGACTGGTCTGTAATTAGCAATTGGGGCCAAAGCTTGGCTATTTAGGAGATGGTTAGATGATCGCTGTCTTGATGAGATATTGGAACATATCCTGATATCAGAGttaattattattagcaattattattatcattattattattaagtaaaGTCTCATTAAGTAGACTGTTCTTAAGAGggtgttctagagtgttcttaAGAGGGCGTTCTAGAGTGTTCTTAAGAGGGCGTTCTAGAGTGTTCTTAAGAGggtgttctagagtgttcttaAGAGGGTgttctagagcaggggttcccaaccttttctactccgagGCCCAACTTTTCGGATTTGTgacaggtcggggcccaacagacaccccgcctattttagctaatctatattccattcttattaataagggattgttatgtgtcacaaagagcaacatcagcacctgctacaggtgggagcctagaaTTTATGcaagaaaatcttcctctagatattgcaatcaaaattgtattgtgcaccagaaaacaacataaaaccgcacagagcattttcagtcaaaaggcatttattatccaaaagacttttgaaacaaaggaacttaattgcagtaggcctaggcctatttgtgcacagcaaacaagcaaggaaataaaaaccagaatagacccaaaaAATAGCatacactcaaaacaagtgatgaaacatgcaaacaagaccacatAGGCTAGGCCTTattaaaataggtgatgcttcagacatgcaaacaaataggttcaaataatgttcaaataaatggGTTCAAATAGGTCAGTGTCCCAAACCTTGTACattcccgtaccccttcagtcattcaatctccagctacaccccccccccccccacacacacacacacacacacacacacacctctctctcatatatactgtatatatttttttttatcatatttgTGAGCcccccctaaaacacacacaaacacacacactcaccacaggttAATGAGAAGGTGTGCTTGAGAGGATGCACATAACTCTGCAATGTCTGGCTGAATTTAAGAAAGTCTTAAATCGTTTTCCACACAGTCTGAgcctgtattttgttttcatgctcgTCAGAGCTGAGAACCCACTCTCACATAAGTACGTCGTGGCAAAGGGCATCAAAGTCTTTTCACTGAGGTGCGTTGTTATGTCGCGTTTCACAATGTCTGTCACACTGATTTGCAAACAAAAAAGCTAGTAGCCTGGCTAGCAGCAACTGTACTGCTGCTAACATCCTGATCCAAGGTAGACTTGGAAGAGCAACCTGGCTTGCTGTCGCCGGCAGGTGCATCCTTGATTGTAGGCCTTCTACTAgtagtagcggttggtgtctctttGGACCGGGGATTAACTCTTTTTAATCATTTATCCATTTTCGTGCAGAAACCGGAATGAGCTCCCGCTTCTCTACACAGGGCACCAGTGAGCATCGTCTTACCTATGTTTTTGACCAACCTACCTGTAACTTTTTTTGGCAATGTAATTATTTCGCTAaacactacaatgtatacatgaggctattcagactatttaagatgtcatgtctatttataggtcactttgaaaatgcaaatcacatttttcctccgcgtaccccagtttgggaatcACTGaaataggtcaatataatgattcaaataattgaaataatgatttaaaccTGTGGCTGCAAtatattatcaacataaatagaaccGAGCATTTCTGGGCGGtagttcgagttggtagctctccacagaaaagcatgtcctcttgtagaataccactctaatgataacgcacaaaaaacagcactaatgcagctttactgacgtccgtcAACTCGTCTCAACTCGCCTCAACTTGATGACACTGTAGTTCGAACAAGAtaggatattattttcatgatctgtcttgtgtttaaaacatccaaTTTCAATCATACATTGTATTCatattgttctcaactaaaaatccgttctttgtgaaaaaaaaagaaaaacctggaACATTTTTACGGCCCACTGGTTGGTTTAGGGACAGGgtttaatattattttaattattattattattattattattaagtaaaGTCTCATCAAGTAAACTGTTCTTAAGAAGGTGTTATAGAGTGTTCTTAAGCAGATTCGCAGGGACAGGGTCTAATAGGCATgttgaggattttttttatgagaaGTAATCAGAGCCAAAGCTTGGCTTTTTAAGAGATGGTTAGATGATCGCTGTCATGATGAGATATTGGAACATATCCTGACGTCAGAgttaattattaatattattattattattattattattaagtaaaGTCTCATCAAGTAGACTGTTCTTAAGAGGGTGTTCTAGAGTCTCAGGGACAAGGTCTAATAGGCATGTTGAGGATTTTGATGGGAAGATCAGGGAGGTATATTTTGGGATGTCAGTAGGTGTGAAGGATTCTGGGAATACCCCAGGTCACATGGGTGTTTCTGGTTTAGTGTCAGTAAGGGGGACTGGGAGTGGAAAGAAGGTTGTTAATATTTTTTATTGAAAAAGTTAATGAAGTCGTTACTATTACAGGTTAAAGGGATAGAGTGGACGGCTACATTGTGGCTCTTGGTTAGCCAGGAAATTGTGTTGAAGAGGAAACTTGgatgtttattatttttgtgaattaGCGAGGAATaataagtaaagtgttaccaagcttttcttacatttttgtggGAGTTCCTTCTCGGACCGCAGCACCGCCGCTACTGGGAAtggcagttgtgtttgtgtccttcgCACCACCATACCGTCAAACTGATTTTTGAAGATAATACATCAACAGGTCACCTGTACATTTCTGCACACAGTTGCTTTAAGTAGTGGCAAGACCAATCAGAGAAGGCTCACAGGAAAATACGTTTAAATATTTATTGGCTGACAGTTCTCTGTCGATTTTTCAAATTATGTGGTTACTATGCCAAATGATGTGGTTACTTTGCCAAATTATGTGGTTACTATGCCAATTGATGTGGTTACTATGCCAACTGATGTTGTCACTATGCCAACTGATGTTGTCACTATGCCAAATGATGTGGTTACTATGCCAAATGATGTGGTTACTATGCCAAATTATGTGGTTACTATGCCATTTGTTAGCGCACAGTCAGTGTGAGTAAGAAATTGATTTAATTTTACTAGTGAAGGGggttgaaacacaaacatgctcccATGCAGAGCCAGAAAAGCAAGTTTAATGACCAATCTAACTCTTCTAGGTGTATCAGAACATCCAAACAATGGAATATTTCCTCATCGGGTAACAATGAATTGCTGCATCTAGAacatctgtctgtcattctaAATCCATATGAAACTCTTTCAGGTGCATCAGAACATCCAGATGGAACCCAACAGAAGCTCCATGGACAGAATGATGAACTCAACCAGCAACTCAATGgaaggccgtaccactgcacagtcTGCAGGGAGAGTTTCACGGTCCTGAGAGAACTCGAGGaacaccagcaaacacacactcttagtgtTAATCAAAAGCAGAACACTGGTGAGAAGCTTCATAAATGtgctcagtgtggaaaagcattttcacacatttcagGTCTTAAAATCCACATgcgaatacacactggagagaagcctcataaatgtgcccaatgcggaaaagcattttcacgcGTTTCATATCTTAAAAAACATAtactaatacacactggagtgaAGCCTCTTAAATGtgctcagtgtggaaaagcattttcatgCGTTTCACATCTTAAACGAcatatgctaatacacactggagtgaagcttcataaatgtgcccagtgtggaaaagcattttcacagatttcaTGTCTTAAAACCcatatgttaatacacacaggagagaagcctcataaatgttcccagtgtggaaaagcattttcacagatttcaaGTCTTAAAACCCACATGTtaatacacacaggagagaagcctcataaatgtgcccagtgtggaaaagcatttacaTGTTCCTCAAATCTTCAAAGGCATAGAGTAATACACACTGGACAGAAGCTTCAtgtatgtgcccagtgtggaaaagcattttcatgCATTTCAGATCTTAAAACCcatatgttaatacacactggagtgaagtctcataaatgtgcccagtgtggaaaagcattttcacaagTTTCAGGTCTTAAAATCCACATgcgaatacacactggagagaagcctcataaatgtgcccagtgtggaaaagcattttacCAAGTTTCAGATCTTAAAATCCACATgcgaatacacactggagagaagcctcataaatgtgcccagtgtggaaaatcATTTTCACAGATTTCAGGTCTTAAAACCcatatgttaatacacactggagtgaagcctcataaatgtgcccagtgtggaaaagcattttcacacgTTTCAGTTCTTAAAGTCCACATGCGAACACACTCTGGGGAGAAGCCATATGCATGTGTAGAGTGTGGAAAAGCATACACTAGGTCATCAGGTCTGAAATGCCATCAGCGTTTGCACAGTGAAGAAAAGGCCACGTAAATGCTTGAATTCTGAAGTCTGAAGTTTGCAGTTGTCAAATGCATATGTTGATACTCATGCCAGTGTGGAAAAACTTCTAAACAAGCTGGGTCTTTAAAACGTCACCTGATAGTACATGGCAGTGAAGGTCTACATAAATGTGCCTGACCTCTTGTATGTTTACAATATGTAAAGGCATTTTCAGTGGCATtttcacatgcaaatacatacTATGTGGGAAAACATTTACAAGGTCTTcaactctctctgtgtatgtgtgtgtgtgtgtgtttgtgtgtctgtggaagagaagactggagagaagcctcatgAAGGTGCCCAGTGtgggggaaacacacactcagatagagTAGGAACAACCTCTACAACTCTTTAGAAACACGTAGTGGAGAGACGCCTCATGAATGCATTGAGTGCATAAAAGCATTTGTACGCCATATTGGTCTGAAAAAGAATATGCTTTTACATAATAACTCTGTGATAAAGAATTCAGATACAGATCAAGCCTTATTGTGCATGAATTTAGAGGTACAAGAAAACACTCATATAttttctcatgcacacacacacacacacacacacacacacacacaaaggcagcagAGAACAGGCttattatttacaaacacacacacacatgtgcacactcacacacatgcacatcctcatgctcacacacactcacacaggcagcacagaacAGGCTtcttattcaaacacacacacacacaagtgtgggAAAGATGCAAGCAAATCAATCCTTATTGATCAGTAAAGAAAAtagttgcacacacacttacattcctttgtttgtctgttttattagttttcttctgtctgtttgcccTCATCTGCAGAGGTATGACGGGGGGCATTGAGTGATATAACACAGCACAccgttatgtttttgtttgtcatgtGAAGTTATTTGTGAagtaaaaatgtctttttgCTTAATGAGTGATATACTACAGCTCACCGTTATGTTTCTATCTTCACTGTTGATGCATGTTATGTACACCTTCCTGCCATTAAAGATACAGAATAAAGTGTAATGTAAAGACACcaagcatttgtttattttactttaatTATCACCTTGTAGTGAAATTGTAGGGCAACACAAATATtctacattcattcacattacCTCTGTTATTACCAGAAACGTTTATCCCAAACAACTTCCTGTACAGGTGGGGTAAACCTGGCTGATGACGGTTTATTTGACTGACATCTCCGTAGTTAGCACAGGGTGACGGTTCATTTAATTGAAATCTTCAAGATGAAGGTTACTTACCATCAGACACATGGACATGTtgtactcaaatacatttttcttttaaagGTTGAATATCCACACATTGTGCTTTCATTGAAAAATGTTTGAACGTGCAACATTTCGGCCCTCAAGTCATCATTATTAAATATATCAGCTATCTGACCAATCCTAAACTTCCTCTGCATCATTTTTGGAGCAACTGCAGTTTCCCCTTACCCTTCCTGTGTCCAGCCCCTGGTGATTGTCCCCTTACCCTTCCTGTGTCCAGCACCTGGTGAGCGTCCCCTAACCCTTCCTGTGTCCAGCACCTGGTGCCAACTTGGGTTTGGACGTCTTCTTCTAGTTCCTGTGTCCTCCGTCATTatgagagcacagagagcacctcccttccttaCTCTCACTTCTTCTAGAACTTAACTCACTTCTTCTAGAACTTAACTCGCACtcacagtagttacattcctgcactctttctatttcttatgtaaaatagtatttattgctacactaggtctctattgcttgtagcttgattgttctctcccttgtgcgCCGCTTTttataaaagcgtctgctaaatgactaaatctgaatgtaaatgtgatgtCATTATGCCAAATTATTTCACATCATTCAGACTAATGCTGGGAATGTAGGGGACGGTTTCTCTCTCACTAGTGCACTGAGGCTGGGGATGTAGGGGACGGTTTCTCTACATTACACTTTATTATGAATCTTTAATGGCAGGAAGGTGTACATAACATGCATCGACAGAGTAGAAACAAAACATAACAGTGATCTGTGTTATATCACACATTTAGAAAAAAGATATAACGGCTTGCTGTGTTAAATACACTCAATTggcaaaaataaatgtttacttCACAGAataatgacaaacaaaaacataacagtGTGCTGTATTATAAACACTGAAATCCCCCTCTCATACCTCTGCAGATGAGGGTAAACAAACTGAAGAAAACtaataaaacagacacacaaagaaatgtaagtgtgtgtgtgtgcaacaattTTCTTTACTGATCAATAAGGATTGATTTGCTTGCATCTTTcccacacttgtgtgtgtgtgtgtgtgtgtgtgtttaaatatgaaGCCTGTTctgtgctgcttgtgtgtgtgaggatgaggatgtgcatgtgtgtgagtgtgcacgtgtgtgtgtatgtgtgaataagaggtctgttctgtgctgcctttgtgtgtgtgtgtgtatgtgtgtgtgtgcataagaaaATATAAGACTGCTTTCTTGTACATTTCAATTaatcagaccctccaggaagttgcgatgttgcgatcgcaccaattcacgcgaattcagcgattccccgcgaattcagcgcaacgttgcaattttaaaacatcaccgcaactttcccgcaaatttgacaaatcattgtcatctcccacaactttctccctcccccggctacaccaagggcggaaattctgccctgcgGACACcgtgcagacactagcagagttctaatccgttgtaaacaatgagaatggctacaccagaggTGGAAACGGAACGCAGCCCATGTCCTCCgataattcagaaatagatctagcttcaatttttataattttctgcaAGGTGTGCATGGCCCTTtctacatagagtctggtaatacatctatgaaatgtaatgaaaatgatatattttgctgtgaataataaaggaagcaatgaatccgattatttcccaaaccctctagagctgttgccatggagatttaacgttacgtTCTGCTGATAAGGTAGCAGccagtgttgaagaatggataacttgaaattggacgactttaaattaatatatgaaattcaacaacataaacacctatacggataaaacaaatcaacaaggatagcaaaacatattgatcagcatagaatgagaacggcagaaacgcaggaaggacgtcagacagacagatcagtgacacaggctgttttttttttcgttatatgtgaaggctgagacattcataacatttcattcagtcttactggtggtccttttgtaataccaacagcttacttcgttgtggataagtaaagcctatgtactgttcccgctacgtgttttacaccaCCAGTACATTAACGTAGGTAAACATACAGCCAAACTCGATTACACAAGCTAGGTAGCGAGCgacttgctcctttattgattgtcaggtgaaatttatgagtgaaactgtaatacagaaaatacttagaaggtatactaaacacagcaagttactattatacTCGTTAtatcaagaatcagagcaacaacagattacagcacagctggctaacaagtgctaacgttagccattaaaggaattatgaatgaataacggtcatatcgctatattactaataattacagtacagtataacacagttcatggaaattaaattaaggtcacttaaacatgtttatcacagtatgaaacagtcaaaacacgtagtcattgttttcgagggtgtgagggaaacagctgttgccattctcaTGACacgaacattttaatgatgtcaaagtaaaagtccaatactatactgtttttgtttctataacaacaatacaagcaatacacatttgctgacctaaataagcagagggcagaacagcctattttgctacatttttgtcgtcatggtaatcttttgtttggcatgttggtaaggttatttaggggaCCATTTATCAatagttttgttctttaatgaatgtttgtttattaattacttatttttcaaccaataactaaattataattacaaagagggaaattcgcaacttttttatcgcaactttcacttactcccgcaatttcatccaacaaacacctaaaaaacaccgcaactttcatcgcaactttttggtaAAGCTCCCgcaaaatcaggaattttaggccgcaactatcacaaaaaaggcccgcgaaatcctggggggactgattAATGCACAATAAGGCTTGATCTGTATCTAAAATAACGGTGTGCTGTGTTATATATGCTCAATCATACCTCTGCAGATGAgggcaaacagacagaagaaaacgaataaaacaagcaaacaaacaaatgttagggatgcacgataatatcggcacgacatcggtatctgcagataaaagcttcaaaacttaattatcggcatctgcagatatgaacatttctgccgatgtacctggccgataaggtgacgttcaaattatgcgcacgggaaggaaatgttttggttactatgagcgccaacaacgtaatttaacacgtcggctgtgtggcagtacttcacagtatcagaggatgttgacatgctatttgtcaggagatggaagaggagacgacagcttggccgtaacgtaggttgcatgcatagatgcagaccacccgcgtgcaacgctttgcaacattacctgtcgcgcgctaatagaagttaataagttgctagttagctagacaacactagctagttagcttgcatgctacgtgacaccagcgaagttgatgatctcatttgacgggatgtgaaacgttatgtcacgagcccacgctatctgtacatggcttacttttgcatatatggaatttatatagctaacttggcaataaccttacatagattagtctagaaatcctagaagggatgttatgaAACTggaagtcagttaaccaacgttagcttgccaagttagtcaagttgcatttccagagtgtagttgttcaagttctaGGAGgaactgttcaagtatgaacattgtgacgtgaaaatataaataaatctgccatatttgaaatcatttcaatagttttcatgagtgaatgtctatttctaaaattatacaaatcaagtttttaatgtcctgtatctacagcaataccctatcataataacagattcattctagtacaggaaatacttttcaataattaaaaaacagaggtgtatatatcggtatcggcatcggcaatcggccaaaatgagcttgtaaatatcggcatatcggatatcggctaaaattcaatatcgtgcatccctaacaAATGTacgtaagtaaaaaaaaaaagactacatttaaaaaaaaaaaagactacatTTCCCAACTTATTTCCACTTGTAGAATAACAAACATCTTATAAAAAAGCTTCTCCTTATTCTTATATCAGTGTCAAGACGGACCTTGACAAATTCATCTCCACtttaacacaaatacatttttacatcaCATAATAACGATCATTTCTCCACCATAAGAGATCATACTACAaccacaaaacaaatatttggaTAGATGGCATTAATGGCATTAATTCAGAAAAATACATATTGTACCTTATAAACAAAGTTTCTCATTGATTTTCAGCACAgcaaacattgtgtgtgtgtgtgtgtgtgtgtttgtgcaaacattttcatttctgaTCAATAAGGGTTGATTTGCTTTCATCTTTCCcacactcgtgtgtgtgagtgtgtgtgtatgtgtgtttgtgtgtgtgaataagaggccttttctgtgctgtgtgtgcatgtgtgtgtgtgtgtgtgtgagcatgaggatgtgcatgtgtgtgagtgtgtgtgtgaaaaagagagacatcCTATTCTGTgctgcctctttgtgtgtgtatgtgaagtgtgtgtgtgttctaaatgGCCTGTTGTgtcctgcctctgtgtgtgtgtgtgtgtgtgtgtgtgtgtgcgagaaaaTATATGACTGTTTTGTTGTACCTTTCAATTAATGCATTTTAAGGCTTGATCTGTATCTAAATGCTTTATCAGAGATATTATGTAAAAGCATATTCTTTTTCAGACCACTACGGCTTACAGATGCTTCTATGCACAGCCTCTCCGCtatgtgtttcacacacacacacacacatacacatacacaagttgATGACCTTGTAAATGTTTTCCCACATAGTATGTATTTGCATTTGAAAATGCCAGTGAAGATGCCTTGACATATTGTAAACGTATAAGAGGTCAGGCACATTTATGTGGACCTTCCCTGCCATGTACTATCAGGTGACGTTTTAAAGACCCAGCTTGTTTAGAAGTTTTTCCACACTGGCATGAGTATCAACATATTCAATTGACAAATGCAAACTTCAGACTTGAGAATTCAAGCATTTACGTGGCCTTTTCTTCACTGTGCAAACGCTGATGGCATTTCAGACCTGATGACCTAGTGTATGTTTTTCCACACTCTACACATGCatatggcttctctccagtgtgtattcgcatgtgtgttttcagatgtgAGGTACGTTTAAATgattttccacactgggcacatttatgaggcttctctcctgtgtgtattaGCATATGTCGTTTAAGATGTGAAACGcatgaaaatgcttttccacactgagcaCATTTAAGAGGCTtcactccagtgtgtattagtaTATGTTTTTTAAGATCTGAAAactgtgaaaatgcttttccacactgagcaCATTTATGAGACTTCTCTCCATAGTGAATTCGCATGTGTCTTCGAAAATTTGAGTTATcggaaaatgcttttccacactgggcacatttatgatgcttctc contains the following coding sequences:
- the LOC105894914 gene encoding zinc finger protein 708-like produces the protein MNLGLPLRPGCDETHQVPLRLIVKKEYIQEEEYGHMITCQDEEEKPIADLHCKTESDFTESLSSTYNETLQTTVEVKVKKEEDEQQHNDCLLESASEYPDGTQQKIHGQNDELNQQLHGRPYHCTVCRKSFTVLGELEEHQQTHPLSANQKQNTGASEHPDGTQQKLHGQNDELNQQLNGRPYHCTVCRESFTVLRELEEHQQTHTLSVNQKQNTGEKLHKCAQCGKAFSHISGLKIHMRIHTGEKPHKCAQCGKAFSRVSYLKKHILIHTGVKPLKCAQCGKAFSCVSHLKRHMLIHTGVKLHKCAQCGKAFSQISCLKTHMLIHTGEKPHKCSQCGKAFSQISSLKTHMLIHTGEKPHKCAQCGKAFTCSSNLQRHRVIHTGQKLHVCAQCGKAFSCISDLKTHMLIHTGVKSHKCAQCGKAFSQVSGLKIHMRIHTGEKPHKCAQCGKAFYQVSDLKIHMRIHTGEKPHKCAQCGKSFSQISGLKTHMLIHTGVKPHKCAQCGKAFSHVSVLKVHMRTHSGEKPYACVECGKAYTRSSGLKCHQRLHSEEKAT
- the LOC116219813 gene encoding zinc finger protein 664-like, whose translation is MLIHTGEKPHKCAHCGKAFTCSPQLKIHMLIHTGEKHHKCAQCGKAFSDNSNFRRHMRIHYGEKSHKCAQCGKAFSQFSDLKKHILIHTGVKPLKCAQCGKAFSCVSHLKRHMLIHTGEKPHKCAQCGKSFKRTSHLKTHMRIHTGEKPYACVECGKTYTRSSGLKCHQRLHSEEKAT